The Bacteroidota bacterium genomic interval GACCGCTCGCTCAAAGGCTCCGAGCCGCTCGTGCTGGCGGTGGTCTACCAGGACCGGAACCGGGCGTCGCTCCTTGTCCGCGACGCGTTCGTGCAGGCTCTCGAAGAGAGCCGCCCCATCATCCAGGGCCGCCCGGTCCGGGTCGTCCCTGTCTCCGCTGCCTCGCCCGGCGAAGTCGCCCGCGACCTACAACGGCTCGGGGCCGAGGTCGCCTACGTGACTCCGCTCCGCGGTGCCGACGTGTCCGCCCTCGCCCGTGCCCTCTGCGACGCCGAGGTGCTGGGCCTCACCGGGGTCCGCCGCTACGTCACCGACGGGGTCGCCCTCGGCGTCGGGATGCGGGACGGCCGGCCGGAGATCCTGCTGAACCAGGACGCGGCCGACTCCGCCGGGGCTGACCTCAGCGCCCGCCTCCTCCAACTTGTCACCCTCGTCAGCCCATGAGCCCCCCGCCTCCTGCCCCTCGCCGCAGCGCGCTCCGCCGGCCATACACTGCCTGGGCGTCGCTGACTATCCGCGCCCGCCTCATCGCGGTCTTCGGGTTGCTCCTGGTCGCGTACGGGATCGGGGTCTACATCGTCGTGCCGGACCTCGTCGAGAACGTGGCGATGGAGACGGCCGAGGCGCGCGCGGAGAACGTGGCTCGCGTCACGGCCTTCGGCGCGGCCCCGGGCGTAGCCTTCGGCGACGACGAGGCCGTGGCCGACGCGCTCCGGCAGGCGCGGCAAGACCCCGACGTGCGGACGCTCCGGGCAGTGGACTCTGACGGCAACGTGATGGCGGCCTACCGGGCCGAAACGGACGCCGACGACCTCTACACGGCGCAGGTCCCGATCAACCTCGACGGGGCCGTCATCGGGACGCTCGAACTCGGGGTGACGCTCACGCCAGTCTACGAGCGCGTCGCCCTCTTCCGCCGGACGGCCCTCTGGATACTCTTCGCCGCCTTCGCGCTCGGCACGGTGCTGCTCACCGTCGTCGCCTCCGCCATCACCCGGCCCATCGGAGAGATGGCCGCCCTGGCGCGGTCGATCGCCGAGGGCGGGCGGGACCTGCGCGCCCAGCCCCAGGCCAACCCCGAGACGCAGGCCCTCGCGCTCGCCTTCAACCAGATGCTCGACGAGACCGAGGCCCGCGAGGCCGACCTCGACACGGCGCGGCGTGCGGCGGAGGCGGCCACGCAGGCCAAGAGCGAGTTCCTGGCCAACATGAGCCACGAGATCCGCACCCCCATGAACGGTGTCATCGGCATGACCTCGCTGCTGCTCGACACCTCGCTCGGCAGAGACCAGCGCGACTTCGTCGAGACGATCCGCACCTCGGGTGACGCGCTGCTGACGCTCATCAACGACATCCTCGACTTCTCCAAGATCGAGGCCGGGCACCTAGACCTGGAGCTCTACCCGTTCGAGGTGCGCACGGTCGTCGAGGAGGCACTGGACCTCGTGGCGCAGCCCGCAGCCGAGAAGGAGATCGAGTTGGCCTACATCGTCGGGGAGAGCGTGCCGCACGCCGTCGCGGGCGACGCGACGCGGCTCCGGCAGGTCCTCGTCAACCTCGTCTCGAACGCGGTCAAGTTCACCGAGACCGGCAGCGTCTGCGTCCGTGTCGAGGCTGCTCCGGCCAACCCCGAGACCGGAAGCCAGGTCCGCCTGGACGTGGCGGTCGAGGACACCGGCATCGGCATCGCCCCCGGCAAGCTGGAGGCCATCTTCGAGAGCTTCCGCCAGGCCGACGCCTCGACGACGCGCAAGCACGGCGGCACCGGCCTCGGCCTGACGATCAGCCGCCGCCTCGTCGAGCTGATGGGCGGCACCATCAGCGCCGAGAGCACCGAAGGGGCCGGTTCGACGTTCCGGTTCTCCGTCCTGGCCGAGGCTGCCCCGGGCGAGCGGCGCGTGTTCCTGCGCCGCGAGCAGCCTGCGCTCGAAGGCCGCCGCGTCCTCGTCGTGGACGACAACGCCGTCAACCGGGAGATCCTGGACCGGACCCTGGGCCGGTGGGGGATGGCGTCTCGGTGCGTCGCGTCAGGCCGGGCTGCGCTGGCAGCGCTGGCCGAGGCGCGCGCCGCAGGCACGGCCTACGACCTCGTCGTGCTCGACATGCAGATGCCCGAGATGGACGGCATCGACGTCGCCGAGGCGGTCCAGGCCGGCCCCGACGCGGCCCCGCCGATGGTGCTGCTGACCTCGATCAGCCGCGACGCGGACCTGCACGCCCGGGCCGCTGCAGCCGGCATCGCGAAGGTTCTCTACAAGCCCACCAAGCCGGAGCAGCTCCACGACGCACTCCTGCGCCTGTTCGAGGTCGCCACGGTGCCCGCGCACGCCACGGTGCCCGCGCACGCCACGCTGGAGGGCGGCCCCCGGACCGGCAGCGAGGACGAAGCTGCCGGCGCGGCTCCGTCCAAGCGCATCCTGCTGGCCGAGGACAACATCGTCAACCAGAAGGTGGCGCTCCACATCCTCCGCCGCCTCGGCCTCGACGCCGACGTGGCCGCCAACGGAACCGAGGCCGTCGGGTCGGTGCGGCAGCGCGACGCGATCGGCCAGCCCTACGAGGTCGTGCTGATGGACGTGCAGATGCCGGAGATGGACGGGCTAGAGGCGACGCGCCGCATCCGGGCCGACGCCAGCCTCATGCAGCCCCGCATCATTGCCCTGACGGCGAATGTCATGCAAGGCGACCGTGAGCGCTGCCTCGAAGCCGGAGCCGACCACTACCTCTCCAAGCCCGTCAAGCTGGAAGACCTACAGTCCGCGCTGGCAGACGCGCCGGACGGCGCAGGCGAGGCAGCGCCTCAGCTGGCTGGCCTCGCCCCAGGCAGCCTGCCCCTGCCCGGCACGGCGTAGAGCCCAGGCCGATAGCGGAGCCTGAGCGAACGGGAGCAGGGCACGGCACGCAAGAATGCGAAGCATCGGGAAGCGAAGCGACGCCACCTAGATGCCACATTACTGGGCGACGCGTGCAACACCGCCGCGCGCTCGTGCAGCCACACGAAGCCGAGGCGGCTTTGCGGCCCTCAGCCGTCGAAGGTCTGGGCGAGGAAGGCCTCGACGCTCTGGAACGGCTGCCCGCCCGGAAACAGCGCCGCCGACGTCTCCTCGAAGGTCAGGTCCGCCTCGGGCGTGACGTCGTAGAGGAACTGCTTGAGGTCCGAGAAGAGGTGCGCGCCCGACTCCGGGGTGTAGCCCGGCAGGAGGGCTGCGAGGCGAAGGCGGTCGAGGTCGGAGAGCAGCACGTAAGCGTCGCCGAGCACGGCCCGCATGCCGCGGACGACGAGCGGGAAGTTCTGTGCGGCGGGGCTCGCCGGGGCCATCCGCAGCGCGAGGACGAGAAACGGGTGCGCCGCTGTCTCGTAGAGCAGGGAGGATGCCCTGAACGCCTGAATGAACTGGCGGCGCGGCACAGAGTCGCCTGGCGCGTACTCGGCGGGCTGAGACAGAAACGTGGGCAGTGTGGAGAACAGCGCCGCGTCGGGCGGAGCCAGCGGTCCCGGCTGGACCAGCGCGTACTCGAACGGGTCAGCTCCCGGCGGGAAGTCGGACGCGGCCGGCGTGTCAGGCGGCGGCGTGTCAGGCCGGCGCGGCCGGGGCGGGGCGGGGTCCTTCAGCGAAGGCGCGTCGCCGTCCTCGAAGTCGAAGAAGTAGATGCCGGGTAGGTCGTAGCCTGAGGGGTCAGGGGCGTCCATCGCGCCTGCCACCGCAAGCACGCGGGCAGCCTCGGTGCTCGGCAGCCACGTCGGGACGAGCGGCTCCGGGGAGAGAACGAGCGGTTCGCGCGCCGCGCTCGGCTGGGGACGGACCGGGTCCCGGAAGTCCCAGTTCTGAGCGCGCGCGCCCTCCGCGTGGAACCGGCTGGGGCGAAGCACGAGCGTGCAGGCTCCGGGCGCGTCGGCCGGACCGGGCGCAAGCTCGATCACCCCCGTCATCTGGGCTTGCACGAACTCGGCGAGGTGCTCCGACGCCTGGTTCGGCCGCGCGTGCATCGCCAGGATCAGCGTGGACCCCGTCAGGCGGTCGAGCAGGGTGAAGAAGGCGTTCGCAAACCGCTCGAAGGCCTGGAAACGCGTGAACGGCTCGAAGTCGTCGATCACGAGCCGGCTCGGCGCGTAGTCGCGGATGAGCGAGGTTAGGTCCGTGAGCGCCTGTTCGAGCTCGTCGTCTGCGGGGTCGTCCGAGACCGGAGCGACATGGAGCAGGCGGAGCCGCTCGCCGTCCGGCTCCACGCGCAGGCCGAGGCGTGCGGCGCGGTCCGCCAGCACCTCAGGCGGGCTCGGCGAGACGAAGAGGCAGGTGTCCCCGGCCTCGACGGCGGCCCGCGCCAGCTGAAGGGCCAGCAGCCGGTTGCCACTCTGGGCACGTCCGTAGAGGAGGTACGCGCCGCCCCGGTACAGTCCACCCCAGGTCTCGTCGATGATGGGAAGGCCGGAGCGCGCTTTGGCAGGCAGCATGAGCGGAGAAAACGAGCGGCGCAGGTGGAGGCGCCGGAGAGGATATAGAGGTTAGATGGGCAGCGTCAGCGGGACGGGCTTGGACAACGCCCGTACCGCTGCGCTTTGAGAGAGAGCGATGGAAACTAGCGGTTCCCCGGACGGGGAGGTGAAGGCTGAAAAGCCGGCTGAGCAGGGCCGGGTCGTTGGAGGGGCATAACGCGTATATTGACAGCGCGCAAGGGGCTAGCGGGAAGTGACAAAGGTACCGGTCCAAAAGCGACATGCGCTAGGGAGGTATGGCGCAACAAAGAGGAGCGGTGTGGCGCATTCTCCTATGCGCATTCCCGAGACACTGATGGTATACTAGGGACGGATCCTCCTGGCGCTGGCGCGGAGGGAAACAGAACCGAACGCTTTGCGAGCCTGAACCAACCCGCCCCGGGCTGGAACGTCGCTTGTCCTAGCGAGTCGTACCGCCTTCCGGGGCGACCATTTTGCACGACGAGCACGGGTGCCGATTTGGGCCGGCACCTGTGGTGGGGTGAGAGAGCCCTCTGCCTGTGGTGGGGCGGAGGGCTCTCCTTTTTTATACCAGGCATCCTGGGTCGAAGGGCCGGGAGCCAACGAGAGCCTGCCGGACTGCCGGGACGCTCACCGTCCCGCCGTCCACCGCGACGTGGCCTATCTTGCCGGTCCCTCCGCCCGACGCCGACTTCCATGGACGCCGACCTCCGCTCGGTTCAGCAGGCGCGCGACCTGCTCCGCCAAGCCCACCACGCGCAGAAGCGCTTCGCCACGTTCGGCCAGGACCAGGTGGACCGGATCGTCGGCGCGATGTGCGAGGCGGGTGCGGCCGAGGCGGCCCGGCTCGGGCAGGCGGCCCACGACGAGACCGGCTTCGGCCGGCCCGAGAGCAAGCGCGAGAAGAACCTCTTCGCCACGCGGACGCTCCACGAGCGGATGCAGGGGATGCGCACGGCCGGCGTGATCGAAAAGAGCGCCGACGGGAGCGTGTGGAAGGTGGCGACCCCGATGGGCGTCGTCGCAGCTCTCGTGCCGAGTACCAATCCGACCGCGACGGCGATGTACAAGGCCATCATCGCGGCGAAGGCGCGGTGCGGGGCCGTGATGAGCCCGCACCCGCGGGCGACGGCCTGCACGGCTGAGGCGCTGCGCGTCGTCGCGGAGGCGGCCTACGGAGTCGGCGCGCCGGAGGGCCTGTTCGGCTGCATGACCGAGGTTTCGCTCGCCGGCACGAATGAACTGCTGGAGCACGAGCACACCGACGTGATCCTCGCCACCGGCGGCGGGGCGATGGTCCGGGCGGCCTACTCAAAAGGCAAGCCTGCCTACGGGGTCGGCTCAGGCAACGTCCCGGCCTACGTGGACCGCTCGGCCCGCCTCGCCAAAGCCGCCGCCGACATCCTCGCGGGCACCGCCTTCGACTGGGGCACCCTCTGCTCGACCGAGCGCAGCGTCGTCGCGGACCTGCCCATCCGGGGCAAGCTGAAAGCCGAGCTGGAGCAGCGCGGCGGGTACTTCTGCTCGGAGGCCGAGCGCGAAGCGCTCCGCCGGACGGTCGCGCCGGACGGGCGGCACCTCAACGTGGACATCGTCGGGCAGAGCCCGGTGCGCATCGCCGAGATGGCGGGCTTCGCCGTGCCGGACACGGCGACCGCGCTCATCGCCGAGGTAGACACCGTTGGCCCCGGCGAGCCGCTCTCGATGGAGACGCTCTCGCCCATCCTGTCCTTCTACACCGAAGACGGCTGGCAGGCGGGCTGCGCGCGCTGCACCGAGATCCTGGGCTTCGGCGGGATCGGCCACACCCTCGCCGTCCACGCCGAGAGCGAGCACGTCGTCGAGCGGTTCGCGCTCGAAAAGCCCTCGATGCGGATCGTCGTCAACACGGTCGCCGCGCTCGGGTCGGTCGGGATGACGACGGCGCTGTTCCCGGCGATGACGCTCGGCCCGGGCACGGTCGGCGGCTCGATCACGAGCGACAACATCTCGCCGGTGCACCTGCTCAACGTCAAGCGCGTCGCCTTCGAGACGGCACCGCTGAACACCGCCGGTGGCGAGGCATCTGTCGGGCGAACGGCCGTTCGCCCCTACGGAGGCGGGACATCGGCAACGGTCGCGACCCCGCGCGAGGGCGACTGGATCGAGGAGATCGAACGCCGCCTCCGCGCCCGCGCCGGGAGCGCGCCGTCGGCCTCCACGCCTCCGGACGACGCCCGGACGGCCGACGCGACGCGCGACGCGGCAGCCTCGTCGCTGCCCGTCTCCGAGACCGACATCGACCGGCTCGTGCAGCGGTTCCGCAAGTAACCCAGGCCTGATGCCCCGCACCGAGGACGCGCCCGCCCTGCCCGTGCCCGTGCGCCCGGCGTGGGTGCTGCGCCGCCTCGTCGCGGTCGCCGCCGGCGTCGTCGCCGTGAGCCTCACCGTCGAGGTTCTCTACCACGGGGCCGGCGTGGCCGTCCCGGACTGGGTCCTCAACGCGCTCACCCTGGACCAAGAGCGCAACGTGCCGACCTTCTTTGCGACGGGCCTCCTGCTTGCGGCGTCGGCGCTGCTGCTGCTCGTCGCGGGCGTCGTCCGGCGGCGCGGCGGGCGCGACGCCGGGTACTGGAGCGTGCTCTCGGCTGGGTTTCTTTTCCTCGCCCTCGACGAGTTCGTCGGGTTCCACGAGCGGCTCAGCTACGCGCTGCGCACCGCGCTCGGCACCGAAGGGTGGCTGCACTACGCCTGGGTGATTCCCGGCCTGGCGGTCGCCCTCGGCGTGGCGGCGGCCTTCGTGCCCTTTCTGCGCCGCCTGGAGCCGTGGCTGCGGGGGCGCGTCCTCGTGGCAGGGGCGCTCTACCTCGGCGGCGCACTCGGGCTGGAGGTCGTGGGCGGCGCGTGGGCCTCGGCGGTGAGCGACTTCGACCTCGTCTACGCCCTCCTCACGACGGTCGAGGAGACGCTGGAGCTGGCCGGCGTGGTCGCGTTCATCTACGCGCTCCTGCTGTACCTGGAGCGCCGGGCGGCAGAGCCTGCCGGCCTGCGGTAGCCAGAGCCGATTCTCGCCGACTCCCGCACGGTGCCGCGCTTTGCCCGTAGATTCGGCGGCCCTAGCTCACCCCACAGCTGCTATGCTCGAATACGACACCATTATCGTCGGAGCCGGCCCGGGCGGTGCGACCGCTGCCGCCTTCATGGCCCGCGCCGGCCTCCGTCCCCTCCTCCTCGACAAAGACACCTTCCCCCGCGACAAGATCTGCGGCGACGCCATCTCCGGCAAGAGCGTGGACGTGATGAAGCGACTCGGGATGATTGAGGCGATGGTCGAGGCCGAGGACCAGGACGAGACCGTCGGCAGTTGGGGCGTGACCTTCAGCGGCCCCTACGGCGACGAGGTGGCGATCCCGTTCACCAAGATGCTCGACCAGCCCGTCGCTCCGGGCTTCGTCATGGACCGGGTGCGCTTCGACCACCTGGTCTTCCAGCAGGCCGTCGAGGCCGGTGCCGAGATCTGGCAGAACGCGACCGTCAAGGGCCTCATCATGGAGGAGGCCGACGGGCCGGGGCCGGGCCGCGTGCTCGGCGTCGAGGTGCAGCACGAGGGCGAGACGAAGCACGTCCGCGCCCCGCTCACCGTCGGGGCCGACGGGCCGTACTCGGTCGTGCTCCGCGCGCTCGGGCTGGACCAGCTCGACGAGCGCCACTACTGCGCCGGGCTGCGGTCCTACTGGCGCGGCGTGACCGGCTTCCACCCGCGCAACCACGTCGAGATCCACTTCGTGGACGAGGCCATCCCCGGCTACTTCTGGATCTTCCCGATGGCCGACGGGATGGCGAACGTCGGCGTCGGGATGCTCTCGAGCGTCATCAAGAAGAAAGACATCAAGCTCCGGCCGCTGCTCGAACTGCTCGTGGACCACCCCCGCTTCCGGCACCGCTTCACGGACGCCGAGCTGGTCGGCAAGGTGCGAGGCTGGGGCCTCCCGCTGGGCTCGAAGCCGCGCACGATGCACGGCGACGGCTGGCTCCTGGTCGGCGACGCGGCCAGCCTCATCGACCCGTTCACGGGCGAGGGGATCGGCAACGCGATGGTCTCCGGCGAGAAGGCCGCCGAGTGGGCCGGCTACGCGAAGTCGTTCGGCGACTACTCGGCGGCGCACCTCCGGGGCTACGAGGAGGCCGTGCTGGACTACCTCGGCGACGAGCTCAAGCTGAGCCACGCCATGCAGCGGCTCGGCAACTGGAAGTGGCTGCTCAACACGGTCGTCGCCAAGGCCAGCCGCTCGCCCGAGCTCGCCGACGCGATCTCGGCCATGTTCGACGACGAGAGCCAGCGCAAGAAGCTCATCTCGCCGCTGTTCTACCTCCGCGTCCTCGCGGCGTAGACGAGCTCTCGCTACCGATAGCGCGGAGCAGCCGCAAGGGGGATGCGTAATGCATTTGACGTGAAGCGAGGTTGGGAATTACTTTAGCCCCGAGACACCGTGGCACATCGAGGATTCATCTCATGTCTTCCTCATTCTTGCTCCCGCCTCGTGCGTCTCGCTTCCGTTCTTCCATCAACCTACTCCACCTTCCCATGAATCGTTTTCTACTTCTGCTGACCCTCGGCGCTTTCGTAGTGGTCTCGGCACTGCCCGCCACCGCGCAGTCGCGCCCCGAGATCGAGATGGCTACCGTCGCGCCTGATGGTCCTCGCGCTGCTTCACAGACGCCCATCGTGGAGGTCTCGCGCATCGACGAAGGCATTACCTACGGGATGCACAACCGCAACGGTCCGGAGAATGACTGCTACGGTGCTATTGACCCCAACGATGACTTCACGGCGGCGTGCATCGAGAACTACCCCTCCGCGGCCTTCGCCGGCACTATCGTTACGACGGAAGCTGGCGAGGGGCTGTTCTACTACGTCGATGGCACCGGACCTGGGGCCGGCGGCGATCTGCAGGATTCGCTCGGCGTCTACAACTTCGACACGATGGAGGAGGGAGAACTACTCCCTGTGACCTACTTCGATGCCGATGGCAACGAGCTTCCGGCGGAACTCGCCCCACAGTGGGCGGACGCTGGATACGACACGTCGACAGGCGAGATGATCCTTCTCGGGCGCTTCCAGGCCTGCTCGGCTGATGCCGGTGGACAACTCTGGAGCCTGAACATCCAGAGCCGCGAAGCCCGTCCGCTTCTGACGTTCACCGACCCGGACGCATGTCCGCTCTCGATGGCCTACGACAACGAGAACAACCGGGTCATCGGCATGGTGCCGGATGCAGGTTTCGAAGGGTTCTACCAGATAGACCTCACAACCGGCGAAACAGTCGCTGTGGCCCCGATTCCTCTGGAAGACCTCTCCGGGATGGTCGTTGCTCCCTTCATCCAGGGCGGTGCGACGAACTTCTTCGATAACGATGACCCGAGCGACAACGAAGCATGGATCTTCCTGTTCGAGGGACCGAACGGTGGACCGGATCCCAATGCTTCCTCCTCGCATCTCATGACGTTCGATGAGAACGGCATCATCAATGGGTCGATGGAGACGGGCATCATCGACGCCAAAACGGAATGGGTTGAAGTGCTCGCCACGGGCTTCAGGACTGTACCGTTCGTTATAGTGTCCAACGAGAGCGGTGTCGCAACGGGCGCACTCGAATTCATCGGTGTCTTCCCGAACCCGTTCCAGAGCTCGGCAGCAGTGATGCTCCGTGCGAACGAGCCGGTCGCGAACGCAACGGTCAAGGCGTACGATGTGCTTGGGCGCCAGGTAGCCACGCTGCACGACGGTCCGCTCGCCGCGACGCAGCACCAGTTCGGACTGCAGGCGCGGGACCTCCCCAGCGGGGTCTACTTCGTCTCTGTCCGCAGCGGTGACTCCTCGCAGACCAAAAAGGTAGTCCTTGTCGACTAAACCTTCCGCGTCTGCGACGCTTAGAGCCGGCCGTGCCCTCGGGCGCGGCCGGCTCTTTTCTTATGCATCCTCAGCGTAACGGCGGGCGCGCTTCTCGACGGACTCCTCGGCGTCGCGCGCGCGCCACGCGGCGAGGCGCTCGGCGACGGTGCGCTCGTAGCCGCTCTCGCGCGGAGCGTAGAAGTAGAGCCCCTGCATCTCGGCCGGGAGGTACTGCTCCGGCACGTAGCCGTCGCGGTAGGCGTGGGGGTACTTGTAGCCGGCCCCGTGCCCTAGCCCGGCCTTGTCGCGGCTGCCGTCCTTGAGCGGGTTCGGCACCTCGCCCGTCTGCTCGTCCTGGACGTGCCGCAGGGCGTCGAAGTAGGCGAAGACGCTGTTGGACTTCGGCGCCGTGGCGAGGTAGAGGCAGCACGCGGCGAGGTGAAACTGCCCCTCCGGCATCCCGACGACGTCGAACGCTACCGCGCACGCCGAGGCGACCTGCACGGCGCGGGGGTCGGCGAGGCCGACGTCTTCGGCGGCGAAGATGAGGAGGCGGCGGAGGATGAAGCGCGGGTCCTCGCCCGCGTAGACCATCCGCGCCAGCCAGTAGAGCGCCGCGTCGGGGTCGCTCCCGCGGAGGCTCTTGATGAACGCCGAGATCGTGTCGAAGTGCGCGTCGCCTTCCTTGTCGTAGAGCACGGCCCGGCGCTGGATCGAGTCCTCGGCCACGGCCAGGTCGACGCGGACGGTGCCCGCCTCGTCCGGCGGGGTGGTCTCGACCGCCAGTTCGAGCGCGCCGAGCAGGCTGCGGGCGTCGCCGTTGGCGGTGCTCACGAGGTGCGCCAGCGCGTCCTCGTCGAGCTGGACGGCCCGGTCGCCGTAGCCGCGCTCGGCGTCGGCGAGGGCCTGGCGGGCGACCTGCCGGAGGTCAGCCTCGGTCAGCGTTTTGAGTTCGAAGATGCGGCTCCGCGAGACGAGCGCCTTGTTGACCTCGAAGTAGGGATTCTCCGTCGTCGCCCCGATGAAGGTGACCGTGCCGTTCTCGACGTGGGGGAGGAGGGCGTCCTGCTGCGCCTTGTTGAAGCGGTGCACCTCGTCCACGAACAGGATCGTCCGCGCGCCGCGAAGCCGGAGGCGCTCCTCGGCCGCTGCGATCTCCTCGCGGATGTTCTTCACCCCGGCGAGCACCGCGTTGAGCGTGGCGAAGTGGCTCTCGGTCGTGCCCGCGATGATGCGGGCCAGCGTCGTCTTGCCGGTCCCCGGGGGACCGAAGAAGAGCAGCGATGTGAGGCGGTCAGCCTCGATAGCCCGGCGCAGCAGCTTGCCGGGGCCGAGGATGTGCGGCTGCCCGGCGAAGTCGCCGAGCGTGCGCGGTCGCATCCGGTCGGCGAGGGGGGCCGCCGCGGCGCGGGCGTCGTCGGCGCGGGCCTGGAAGAGGTCGGGCATGGATGGTGGACAGAGAACGGCGGGACGGAGGACGGTGAGACGGAGGACGGTGGGACGGAGAACGGCGGGACGGAGGACGGTGGGACGGAGGA includes:
- a CDS encoding YfiR family protein, which encodes MRPPLPPTAPARPRLAATLLAALALGVTSPGAAGQGEMEVPVERQVPLLTRTLAFDRSLKGSEPLVLAVVYQDRNRASLLVRDAFVQALEESRPIIQGRPVRVVPVSAASPGEVARDLQRLGAEVAYVTPLRGADVSALARALCDAEVLGLTGVRRYVTDGVALGVGMRDGRPEILLNQDAADSAGADLSARLLQLVTLVSP
- a CDS encoding response regulator yields the protein MSPPPPAPRRSALRRPYTAWASLTIRARLIAVFGLLLVAYGIGVYIVVPDLVENVAMETAEARAENVARVTAFGAAPGVAFGDDEAVADALRQARQDPDVRTLRAVDSDGNVMAAYRAETDADDLYTAQVPINLDGAVIGTLELGVTLTPVYERVALFRRTALWILFAAFALGTVLLTVVASAITRPIGEMAALARSIAEGGRDLRAQPQANPETQALALAFNQMLDETEAREADLDTARRAAEAATQAKSEFLANMSHEIRTPMNGVIGMTSLLLDTSLGRDQRDFVETIRTSGDALLTLINDILDFSKIEAGHLDLELYPFEVRTVVEEALDLVAQPAAEKEIELAYIVGESVPHAVAGDATRLRQVLVNLVSNAVKFTETGSVCVRVEAAPANPETGSQVRLDVAVEDTGIGIAPGKLEAIFESFRQADASTTRKHGGTGLGLTISRRLVELMGGTISAESTEGAGSTFRFSVLAEAAPGERRVFLRREQPALEGRRVLVVDDNAVNREILDRTLGRWGMASRCVASGRAALAALAEARAAGTAYDLVVLDMQMPEMDGIDVAEAVQAGPDAAPPMVLLTSISRDADLHARAAAAGIAKVLYKPTKPEQLHDALLRLFEVATVPAHATVPAHATLEGGPRTGSEDEAAGAAPSKRILLAEDNIVNQKVALHILRRLGLDADVAANGTEAVGSVRQRDAIGQPYEVVLMDVQMPEMDGLEATRRIRADASLMQPRIIALTANVMQGDRERCLEAGADHYLSKPVKLEDLQSALADAPDGAGEAAPQLAGLAPGSLPLPGTA
- a CDS encoding multidrug transporter, with the translated sequence MPRTEDAPALPVPVRPAWVLRRLVAVAAGVVAVSLTVEVLYHGAGVAVPDWVLNALTLDQERNVPTFFATGLLLAASALLLLVAGVVRRRGGRDAGYWSVLSAGFLFLALDEFVGFHERLSYALRTALGTEGWLHYAWVIPGLAVALGVAAAFVPFLRRLEPWLRGRVLVAGALYLGGALGLEVVGGAWASAVSDFDLVYALLTTVEETLELAGVVAFIYALLLYLERRAAEPAGLR
- a CDS encoding ATPase domain-containing protein encodes the protein MLPAKARSGLPIIDETWGGLYRGGAYLLYGRAQSGNRLLALQLARAAVEAGDTCLFVSPSPPEVLADRAARLGLRVEPDGERLRLLHVAPVSDDPADDELEQALTDLTSLIRDYAPSRLVIDDFEPFTRFQAFERFANAFFTLLDRLTGSTLILAMHARPNQASEHLAEFVQAQMTGVIELAPGPADAPGACTLVLRPSRFHAEGARAQNWDFRDPVRPQPSAAREPLVLSPEPLVPTWLPSTEAARVLAVAGAMDAPDPSGYDLPGIYFFDFEDGDAPSLKDPAPPRPRRPDTPPPDTPAASDFPPGADPFEYALVQPGPLAPPDAALFSTLPTFLSQPAEYAPGDSVPRRQFIQAFRASSLLYETAAHPFLVLALRMAPASPAAQNFPLVVRGMRAVLGDAYVLLSDLDRLRLAALLPGYTPESGAHLFSDLKQFLYDVTPEADLTFEETSAALFPGGQPFQSVEAFLAQTFDG
- a CDS encoding AAA family ATPase, producing the protein MPDLFQARADDARAAAAPLADRMRPRTLGDFAGQPHILGPGKLLRRAIEADRLTSLLFFGPPGTGKTTLARIIAGTTESHFATLNAVLAGVKNIREEIAAAEERLRLRGARTILFVDEVHRFNKAQQDALLPHVENGTVTFIGATTENPYFEVNKALVSRSRIFELKTLTEADLRQVARQALADAERGYGDRAVQLDEDALAHLVSTANGDARSLLGALELAVETTPPDEAGTVRVDLAVAEDSIQRRAVLYDKEGDAHFDTISAFIKSLRGSDPDAALYWLARMVYAGEDPRFILRRLLIFAAEDVGLADPRAVQVASACAVAFDVVGMPEGQFHLAACCLYLATAPKSNSVFAYFDALRHVQDEQTGEVPNPLKDGSRDKAGLGHGAGYKYPHAYRDGYVPEQYLPAEMQGLYFYAPRESGYERTVAERLAAWRARDAEESVEKRARRYAEDA
- a CDS encoding aldehyde dehydrogenase family protein translates to MDADLRSVQQARDLLRQAHHAQKRFATFGQDQVDRIVGAMCEAGAAEAARLGQAAHDETGFGRPESKREKNLFATRTLHERMQGMRTAGVIEKSADGSVWKVATPMGVVAALVPSTNPTATAMYKAIIAAKARCGAVMSPHPRATACTAEALRVVAEAAYGVGAPEGLFGCMTEVSLAGTNELLEHEHTDVILATGGGAMVRAAYSKGKPAYGVGSGNVPAYVDRSARLAKAAADILAGTAFDWGTLCSTERSVVADLPIRGKLKAELEQRGGYFCSEAEREALRRTVAPDGRHLNVDIVGQSPVRIAEMAGFAVPDTATALIAEVDTVGPGEPLSMETLSPILSFYTEDGWQAGCARCTEILGFGGIGHTLAVHAESEHVVERFALEKPSMRIVVNTVAALGSVGMTTALFPAMTLGPGTVGGSITSDNISPVHLLNVKRVAFETAPLNTAGGEASVGRTAVRPYGGGTSATVATPREGDWIEEIERRLRARAGSAPSASTPPDDARTADATRDAAASSLPVSETDIDRLVQRFRK
- a CDS encoding T9SS type A sorting domain-containing protein, which codes for MNRFLLLLTLGAFVVVSALPATAQSRPEIEMATVAPDGPRAASQTPIVEVSRIDEGITYGMHNRNGPENDCYGAIDPNDDFTAACIENYPSAAFAGTIVTTEAGEGLFYYVDGTGPGAGGDLQDSLGVYNFDTMEEGELLPVTYFDADGNELPAELAPQWADAGYDTSTGEMILLGRFQACSADAGGQLWSLNIQSREARPLLTFTDPDACPLSMAYDNENNRVIGMVPDAGFEGFYQIDLTTGETVAVAPIPLEDLSGMVVAPFIQGGATNFFDNDDPSDNEAWIFLFEGPNGGPDPNASSSHLMTFDENGIINGSMETGIIDAKTEWVEVLATGFRTVPFVIVSNESGVATGALEFIGVFPNPFQSSAAVMLRANEPVANATVKAYDVLGRQVATLHDGPLAATQHQFGLQARDLPSGVYFVSVRSGDSSQTKKVVLVD
- a CDS encoding geranylgeranyl reductase family protein, translating into MLEYDTIIVGAGPGGATAAAFMARAGLRPLLLDKDTFPRDKICGDAISGKSVDVMKRLGMIEAMVEAEDQDETVGSWGVTFSGPYGDEVAIPFTKMLDQPVAPGFVMDRVRFDHLVFQQAVEAGAEIWQNATVKGLIMEEADGPGPGRVLGVEVQHEGETKHVRAPLTVGADGPYSVVLRALGLDQLDERHYCAGLRSYWRGVTGFHPRNHVEIHFVDEAIPGYFWIFPMADGMANVGVGMLSSVIKKKDIKLRPLLELLVDHPRFRHRFTDAELVGKVRGWGLPLGSKPRTMHGDGWLLVGDAASLIDPFTGEGIGNAMVSGEKAAEWAGYAKSFGDYSAAHLRGYEEAVLDYLGDELKLSHAMQRLGNWKWLLNTVVAKASRSPELADAISAMFDDESQRKKLISPLFYLRVLAA